One Streptomyces sp. V4I8 genomic window carries:
- a CDS encoding ABC transporter ATP-binding protein: MMNYSSTRSDPPDETAIRAETLNVRRGTRQVLRALDFTVPRGQITGLLGPSGCGKTTLMRAIVGTQAKVTGTLDVLGRPAGHPTLRTRIGYVTQAPSVYDDLTIRQNLTYFAAILAPGHTAADRRHDVDRVLADVDLTSHADALAGNLSGGQRSRVSLAVALLGTPELLVLDEPTVGLDPVLRRDLWNLFHDIAASRGATLLISSHVMDEAERCHRLLLMREGRILADDTPDALRTRTHSETVEAAFLHLVDEATAAARAKETTR, translated from the coding sequence ATGATGAATTATTCGTCCACCCGATCCGATCCCCCCGATGAGACCGCCATCCGAGCCGAGACCCTGAACGTCCGACGCGGCACCCGCCAGGTACTCCGCGCACTCGACTTCACCGTCCCGCGCGGCCAGATCACCGGCCTGCTCGGCCCGTCCGGCTGCGGCAAGACGACCCTCATGCGGGCCATCGTCGGCACCCAGGCCAAGGTCACCGGCACCCTCGATGTCCTCGGCCGCCCCGCCGGCCACCCCACCCTGCGCACCCGCATCGGCTACGTCACCCAAGCTCCCTCCGTCTACGACGACCTGACCATCCGCCAGAACCTCACCTACTTCGCCGCGATCCTCGCCCCGGGCCACACGGCCGCCGACCGGCGTCACGATGTCGACCGCGTCCTCGCCGACGTCGACCTCACCAGCCACGCCGACGCCCTGGCAGGCAACCTCTCCGGCGGCCAGCGCAGCCGCGTCTCCCTTGCGGTCGCCCTCCTCGGCACCCCCGAACTCCTCGTCCTGGACGAACCGACGGTCGGCCTCGACCCGGTCCTGCGCCGCGACCTCTGGAACCTCTTCCACGACATCGCCGCCTCCCGCGGCGCCACCCTCCTCATCTCCTCCCACGTCATGGACGAGGCCGAGCGCTGCCACCGCCTCCTCCTCATGCGCGAGGGCCGGATCCTCGCCGACGACACCCCGGACGCCCTCCGCACCCGTACGCACTCCGAGACGGTCGAAGCGGCCTTCCTGCACCTGGTCGACGAGGCGACCGCGGCCGCCCGCGCGAAGGAGACCACGCGATGA
- a CDS encoding ABC transporter permease — protein sequence MTTATSPTTTLLPAPTGALNLARTTATAARVLRQLGHDPRTIALMLLVPCVMLFLLRYVFDGSPRTFDNIGASLLGIFPLITMFLVTSIATLRERTSGTLERLLAMPLGKGDLIAGYALAFGTLAIIQSALATGLALWVLGLDVTGSPWLLLLVALLDALLGTALGLFVSAFAASEFQAVQFMPAVIFPQLLLCGLFTPRDNMHPALEAISNVLPMSYAVDGMNEVLKHTDMTANFVRDALIVAGCALLVLGLGAATLRRRTA from the coding sequence ATGACCACCGCGACGAGCCCGACCACGACGCTCCTGCCCGCCCCCACCGGCGCCCTGAACCTGGCCCGCACGACCGCCACCGCCGCCCGGGTCCTGCGCCAGCTCGGCCACGACCCGCGCACCATCGCGCTGATGCTCCTCGTCCCCTGCGTGATGCTGTTCCTGCTGCGCTACGTCTTCGACGGCAGCCCGCGCACCTTCGACAACATCGGAGCCTCCCTCCTAGGGATCTTCCCGCTGATCACGATGTTCCTGGTCACTTCCATCGCCACCCTGCGCGAACGCACCTCCGGCACCCTCGAACGCCTCCTCGCCATGCCCCTCGGCAAGGGCGACCTGATCGCCGGCTACGCCCTCGCCTTCGGCACCCTCGCGATCATCCAGTCCGCCCTGGCGACCGGACTCGCCCTCTGGGTCCTCGGCCTGGACGTCACCGGCAGCCCCTGGCTGCTCCTGCTCGTGGCCCTCCTCGATGCCCTGCTCGGCACCGCGCTCGGTCTCTTCGTCTCGGCCTTCGCGGCCTCCGAATTCCAGGCCGTCCAGTTCATGCCGGCCGTGATCTTCCCCCAGCTCCTCCTCTGCGGCCTCTTCACACCCCGCGACAACATGCACCCCGCCCTCGAAGCCATCTCCAATGTCCTCCCCATGTCCTATGCGGTCGACGGCATGAACGAGGTCCTCAAGCACACCGACATGACCGCCAACTTCGTCCGCGACGCCCTGATCGTGGCGGGCTGTGCCCTGCTGGTCCTGGGTCTGGGAGCGGCGACCCTGCGACGCAGGACGGCATGA
- the proC gene encoding pyrroline-5-carboxylate reductase, with the protein MTQKVAVLGTGKIGEALLSGMIRGGWAPADLLVTARRAERAEELRTRYGVTPVTNAEAAKSADTLILTVKPQDMGTLLDELAPHVPADRLVISGAAGIPTSFFESRLAAGTPVVRVMTNTPALVDEAMSVISAGSHASEADLAHAEEIFGAVGKTLRVPEGQQDACTALSGSGPAYFFYLVEAMTDAGILLGLPRDKAHDLIVQSAIGAATMLRDSGEHPVKLRENVTSPAGTTINAIRELENHGVRAALIAALEAARDRSRALASGNNA; encoded by the coding sequence ATGACCCAGAAAGTCGCAGTCCTCGGCACCGGCAAGATCGGCGAAGCCCTGCTCAGCGGAATGATCCGTGGCGGCTGGGCACCGGCCGACCTCCTGGTGACGGCCCGCCGCGCGGAACGAGCCGAAGAACTCCGCACCCGCTACGGAGTCACCCCGGTCACCAACGCGGAAGCCGCCAAGTCCGCCGACACCCTGATCCTCACGGTCAAGCCGCAGGACATGGGCACCCTCCTCGACGAACTCGCCCCGCACGTCCCCGCCGACCGCCTGGTCATCAGCGGAGCCGCAGGCATCCCCACCTCCTTCTTCGAGTCCCGCCTCGCCGCCGGCACCCCGGTCGTCCGCGTCATGACGAACACGCCCGCCCTCGTCGACGAGGCCATGTCCGTCATCTCCGCCGGCAGCCACGCCAGCGAAGCCGACCTCGCCCACGCCGAAGAGATCTTCGGCGCCGTAGGCAAGACGCTCCGCGTCCCCGAGGGCCAGCAGGACGCCTGCACCGCTCTCTCCGGCTCAGGCCCGGCGTACTTCTTCTACCTGGTCGAAGCCATGACCGACGCCGGCATCCTCCTCGGCCTGCCCCGCGACAAGGCCCACGACCTGATCGTCCAGTCCGCGATCGGCGCCGCGACGATGCTCCGCGACAGCGGCGAACACCCCGTCAAGCTGCGCGAGAACGTGACATCCCCCGCCGGCACCACCATCAACGCCATCCGCGAACTCGAGAACCACGGCGTACGAGCCGCCCTCATCGCCGCCCTAGAAGCCGCCCGCGACCGCAGCCGCGCACTGGCCTCCGGCAACAACGCCTGA
- the trpS gene encoding tryptophan--tRNA ligase produces MTRVFSGVKPTGHLTLGNYLGAMRRWAAVDQHQADALFCIVDLHALTVDHDPARVRRLSRQAATLLLAAGLDPELCTVFVQSHVDEHARLSYVLECVATDGEMRRMIQYKEKAARERERGGSVRLSLLTYPVLMAADILAYGTDEVPVGDDQTQHVELARDLAVRFNQRYGHTFVVPRATPPQVAARVMNLQDPASKMGKSDDSGPGIVYLLDEPDVVRKKVMRAVTDSGREVVYDRAAQPGVANLLEILAACTGGNPSELSGVYESYGALKSATAEAVVEVLRPVQERHRELCADPGYVEGVLRDGAERARAMARPTVDAAYRAIGLLPAAAPADIAVTA; encoded by the coding sequence ATGACGCGGGTCTTCAGTGGGGTCAAGCCGACGGGGCATCTGACGCTGGGGAACTACCTGGGAGCCATGCGGCGGTGGGCTGCCGTCGATCAGCACCAGGCCGACGCGCTGTTCTGCATCGTCGATCTGCACGCGCTGACCGTGGATCATGATCCGGCGCGGGTGCGTCGGCTCAGTCGGCAGGCGGCGACGTTGCTGCTGGCGGCGGGGCTTGATCCGGAGCTGTGCACCGTGTTCGTACAGAGTCATGTGGATGAGCACGCGCGGCTGTCGTATGTGCTGGAGTGCGTGGCCACGGACGGCGAGATGCGGCGGATGATCCAGTACAAGGAGAAGGCCGCGCGGGAGCGGGAGCGGGGCGGGAGTGTGCGGCTGTCGCTGCTGACGTACCCCGTGCTGATGGCGGCGGACATCCTTGCGTACGGGACCGATGAGGTGCCGGTCGGGGACGACCAGACGCAGCATGTGGAACTCGCGCGGGATCTCGCGGTGCGGTTCAACCAGCGGTACGGGCACACGTTCGTGGTGCCTCGGGCCACGCCTCCGCAGGTCGCGGCCCGGGTCATGAACTTGCAGGATCCTGCCTCGAAGATGGGCAAGAGCGACGACTCCGGACCGGGGATCGTCTATCTGCTCGACGAGCCGGATGTGGTGCGGAAGAAGGTCATGCGGGCCGTGACCGACAGCGGGCGGGAGGTCGTGTACGACCGGGCCGCGCAGCCGGGGGTGGCGAATCTGCTGGAGATCCTGGCTGCCTGTACGGGTGGGAACCCATCGGAGCTGAGCGGTGTATATGAATCGTACGGCGCTTTGAAATCAGCCACCGCGGAGGCCGTGGTCGAGGTTCTCAGGCCCGTGCAGGAGAGGCACAGGGAGCTGTGCGCGGATCCTGGCTATGTGGAGGGGGTGCTGCGGGATGGTGCGGAGAGGGCTCGGGCGATGGCCCGGCCGACCGTGGATGCCGCGTATCGGGCGATCGGGTTGCTGCCGGCGGCTGCGCCTGCGGATATCGCGGTGACTGCTTAG